The Microcystis aeruginosa NIES-843 sequence CAAAAAAAGCACGAAAATAGATTACAGCATCGCCGCTCACGGTTACTTCGGACGTTTAATACTAAATCCGTTGAGTATATGCTGCTTATAAGGACAGGCAAAAGGCCACCCCCCCTGCCCCCCGACATCGGGGGGCAGGGGGGAATAAATAATCAGTTTTTAATAACCGGATTTAGTATTATCGGTACTTGGGCCGATGTCTTAAACCGCGCTGGTATCGGTATGGAAGTAATGCACGAGCGTAATGCACATAACTTCCCCTTAGACTTGGCTAGTGGCGAACAGGCTCCTGTAGCTCTGATTGCTCCTGCTATCAATGGTTAATTCCTAGTCTGAATGAAAAGGCACTCCCGCGAGGGGGTGCTTTTTTGTTGTTAGAATTGGGGAACGGGGTACAATAAAAGGGACTTCTCTAGGCGGAAATATGGCTACAGGCATCGATATTGGCGAATTTATTGTTGCTAGTCCGGATATCTGTAATGCTCGTCCCCGGATTGCGGGAACTAGAATCACGATTCAAAGTTTAGTCATGGATCATAAAACGGGAATGAGTGCCGAAGCGATCGCTAGGGAGTATCCTCAGTTAAATCTGGCTCAAATTT is a genomic window containing:
- a CDS encoding DUF433 domain-containing protein; this translates as MATGIDIGEFIVASPDICNARPRIAGTRITIQSLVMDHKTGMSAEAIAREYPQLNLAQIYSALAYYHANKERIEADIDAYRADCEDWESRYRAGEL